In Zingiber officinale cultivar Zhangliang chromosome 8B, Zo_v1.1, whole genome shotgun sequence, a single genomic region encodes these proteins:
- the LOC122015604 gene encoding RGG repeats nuclear RNA binding protein A-like, which produces MARQDNPFALLGEDDDGGDVMVLLAKVESKSSVAGEKPQPKATPKLRDDGFPPKPLPAAEFARAKRGRGRGDRGRGLGRGGLRSGSGEGADLDSNEKVDYGYSRGFGSDSGGRGRGRSGGRGARGRWIERGFYEHQGFDGVNQYGVELENQGKSVDWVDVEAEVQGKTNEHVENHGPIFESKFGDQHWNSGWEGKGYDHDNQHFRGGEGRGRRGFGGGRQGSRGGIGQRYIEKEPVLERKRDEWNEPKNKEDVPTGMEQVNSITLPADGASGWDMLATANVSNGEEAVITDQNQLVDREVSDEKDPKEEDNEMTLDEYEKVLQEKRKALQPLKIEERKVVVDQDFESMQLVEKKQEENFVKLKIEREKLKKDSLEKEERVRKSLSITEFLKPANGGSYVRPYLGRGRGGRGGRGRGGRDSIGGGYAGHRGPDIPSLHFDDPAQFPVLGAAAKV; this is translated from the exons ATGGCTCGGCAGGACAATCCTTTTGCGCTTCTAGGCGAAGACGACGATGGTGGCGATGTCATGGTCCTCCTTGCGAAGGTCGAGTCTAAGAGCTCGGTTGCGGGAGAAAAACCCCAGCCCAAGGCCACACCCAAGCTCCGAGATGATGGTTTTCCTCCCAAGCCTCTTCCTGCAGCGGAGTTCG CGCGGGCTAAGCGGGGTAGAGGAAGAGGCGATCGTGGCCGCGGACTTGGCAGAGGTGGGCTTCGATCTGGCAGCGGGGAAGGTGCTGATCTCGATTCTAACGAGAAGGTAGATTATGGGTACTCAAGGGGCTTTGGAAGTGATTCTGGAGGGCGTGGCCGTGGGCGGAGTGGAGGCAGAGGAGCAAGGGGGCGTTGGATAGAAAGGGGCTTCTACGAGCATCAGGGATTTGATGGTGTGAATCAATATGGCGTTGAGTTGGAAAACCAAGGAAAGAGTGTAGATTGGGTGGATGTGGAGGCTGAGGTGCAGGGAAAAACCAATGAACATGTGGAGAACCATGGACCTATATTTGAGAGCAAGTTTGGTGATCAGCACTGGAATTCAGGTTGGGAGGGAAAAGGCTATGACCATGATAACCAACATTTCAGAGGTGGTGAGGGCCGAGGAAGGAGAGGATTTGGTGGAGGCAGACAAGGAAGCAGAGGTGGCATTGGTCAGAGGTATATTGAGAAGGAGCCTGTTCTTGAAAGGAAAAGAGATGAATGGAATGAGCCTAAGAACAAAGAGGATGTTCCTACTGGAATGGAACAAGTCAATAGCATTACCCTTCCTGCTGATGGTGCATCTGGATG GGATATGCTTGCAACTGCCAATGTGTCAAATGGTGAAGAAGCAGTGATTACAGATCAAAACCAATTGGTTGACAGAGAGGTTTCTGATGAGAAGGATCCCAAGGAAGAGGACAAT GAAATGACCCTTGATGAATATGAGAAGGTCCTTCAAGAGAAACGAAAGGCATTACAGCCTCTGAAAATCGAGGAGAGGAAGGTGGTTGTTGACCAGGATTTTGAAAGCATGCAGCTTGTTGAGAAAAAGCAAGAAGAAAATTTTGTTAAACTG AAAATTGAGAGAGAAAAGCTGAAGAAGGATAGTTTGGAGAAGGAAGAAAGAGTTCGTAAG TCATTAAGCATAACGGAGTTTCTAAAACCTGCTAATGGAGGGAGCTATGTTCGACCATATCTGGGTCGTGGCCGTGGTGGGAGAGGAGGTCGAGGCCGTGGAGGCCGTGACAGCATCGGAGGTGGGTATGCAGGGCACAGAGGCCCTGACATTCCTTCCCTCCATTTCGATGATCCTGCCCAGTTTCCTGTGTTGGGTGCTGCAGCCAAGGTATGA